A genomic segment from Bosea sp. OAE506 encodes:
- a CDS encoding phage portal protein, producing MLNFLRNLRGSAAPERKRSRVGPLIALHEAGRPVWTPRDYAALAREGYERNPVVHRCVRLIAEAAAQTPLIAKVGDQEMPEHPALALIDRPNPRQGGIAFREMLFGHLLVAGNAYVEAAGTGREPRELYALRPDRMKVVPGRDGWPEAYDYTVGGDTIRFRQDEGVVPPILHLTLFHPVDDHYGLSPIEAAACSLDIHNAASAWHKGLLDNAARPSGALVYDGPDGASLTDAQFERLKAELEESFQGARNAGRPLLLEGGLDWRPLSLTPAELDFVAAKGVAAREIALAFGVPPLLLGLPGDNTHANFAEANRAFWRQTAIPLVRRTAQSLAQWLGPAFGGELTLEPDVDAIEALAEERESLWRRLGAATFLSEDEQREAVGYGRAPRTGEASP from the coding sequence ATGCTCAATTTCCTTCGCAACCTGCGCGGCTCCGCCGCGCCGGAACGCAAGCGCTCGCGCGTCGGGCCGCTGATCGCCCTGCATGAGGCCGGGCGCCCGGTCTGGACGCCGCGCGATTATGCGGCGCTCGCCCGCGAGGGCTATGAGCGCAACCCGGTCGTGCATCGCTGCGTCCGGCTCATCGCCGAGGCGGCTGCGCAGACCCCGCTGATCGCCAAGGTCGGCGATCAGGAAATGCCGGAGCATCCGGCGCTCGCGCTGATCGACAGGCCCAATCCGCGCCAGGGCGGCATCGCCTTCCGCGAGATGCTGTTCGGGCATCTGCTGGTCGCCGGCAACGCCTATGTCGAGGCCGCCGGCACGGGCCGCGAGCCACGCGAACTCTACGCGCTGCGGCCCGACCGGATGAAGGTCGTGCCCGGCCGCGATGGTTGGCCGGAAGCCTATGACTACACAGTCGGCGGCGACACGATCCGCTTCCGGCAGGACGAGGGCGTGGTCCCGCCGATCCTGCATCTCACCCTGTTTCATCCGGTCGACGACCATTACGGCCTCTCGCCGATCGAGGCCGCCGCCTGCTCGCTCGACATCCACAACGCCGCCAGCGCCTGGCACAAGGGCCTGCTCGACAATGCGGCGCGGCCGTCCGGCGCGCTGGTTTATGACGGCCCGGACGGGGCGAGCCTCACCGACGCCCAGTTCGAGCGGCTGAAAGCCGAGCTGGAGGAGAGTTTCCAGGGCGCCCGCAATGCCGGCCGGCCGCTGCTGCTCGAAGGCGGGCTCGACTGGAGGCCGCTCTCGCTGACGCCGGCGGAACTCGATTTCGTCGCGGCCAAGGGCGTCGCGGCGCGCGAGATCGCGCTCGCCTTCGGCGTGCCGCCGCTGCTGCTCGGCCTGCCCGGCGACAACACCCATGCCAATTTCGCCGAGGCCAACCGCGCCTTCTGGCGCCAGACCGCGATCCCGCTCGTGCGGCGCACGGCACAGTCGCTGGCGCAGTGGCTCGGGCCGGCCTTCGGCGGCGAGCTGACGCTGGAACCCGATGTCGACGCCATCGAGGCGCTCGCCGAGGAGCGGGAATCGCTCTGGCGCCGGCTCGGCGCCGCGACCTTCCTCAGCGAGGACGAGCAGCGCGAGGCGGTCGGCTACGGCCGCGCGCCGCGAACGGGAGAGGCCAGCCCATGA
- a CDS encoding TIGR00730 family Rossman fold protein: MKSVCVFCGSNPGNDPVYAEGARAMGAEIARRGMVLVYGGGAVGLMGIVADAALAAGGEVHGVIPRALREKEVGHHHLTRLEIVETMHIRKARMAELSEGFIAMPGGIGTFEELFEIWTWAQLGIHDKPLAFLNVAGFYDPLATFLDNTVEAGFLKQTHRAMTITDTEPATLLDRMEQYVPAVTYKWVEKEEV, from the coding sequence ATGAAATCCGTCTGCGTGTTCTGCGGGTCCAACCCCGGCAATGATCCCGTCTATGCCGAGGGCGCCCGAGCCATGGGCGCCGAGATCGCAAGGCGCGGCATGGTGCTGGTCTATGGCGGCGGCGCGGTCGGGCTGATGGGCATCGTCGCCGATGCCGCGCTCGCCGCCGGCGGCGAGGTCCATGGCGTCATCCCCCGCGCGCTGCGCGAGAAGGAGGTCGGCCATCACCACCTGACGCGGCTCGAGATCGTCGAGACCATGCATATCCGGAAAGCCCGCATGGCCGAGCTCTCGGAAGGTTTCATCGCCATGCCCGGCGGCATCGGCACCTTCGAGGAGCTGTTCGAGATCTGGACCTGGGCCCAACTCGGCATCCACGACAAGCCGCTCGCCTTCCTCAATGTCGCCGGCTTCTACGACCCACTGGCGACCTTCCTCGACAACACGGTGGAGGCTGGCTTCCTCAAGCAGACCCACCGCGCCATGACGATCACCGACACTGAGCCCGCGACCCTGCTCGACCGGATGGAGCAATATGTGCCGGCGGTGACGTATAAATGGGTGGAGAAGGAGGAGGTGTGA